The Desulfonatronum lacustre DSM 10312 region GGCTTCCATGAGCAGGGCCGGGATTTTACCCAGGGTGGAGGCAGTGGCGAAAAGGAGCAGAGATGTTTTGCCCACCGCAGCGCCCAGGGTCGAGACAACGGCCGGGGCAAAGGGCAGCAGGCGGAGCAGGAAGATGAGCTGAAAGGCTTCCCGGCCTTGGGCGTTGATCAGGGCCTTGGCTCTGGGGTAGCGGTTCAGGGCCGTCTGGGCCGAGGACCGAAATCCGGCCCGGTAGAGCAGGAAGGCCGTGACCGCGCCCAGGGACTCGCCCAGAAACGAGACAAAGGCGCCCGTCCAGAAGCCGAACAGGACGATGTTCGCCGCGGTGATGAAGAATGTGGGAAAGACGCCGCTGATGGTGGCCAGGACGTTCAGGCCGATGCTGACCAGCGCGGCGTACATGCCGTAATGGCGCAACAGCTCGACGAGGGATTCGGTCATGACGCGGTTTCGGCCTCAGAGGGCGACCGGTCCCGGTTCGTCGCGACGGCGAGGTATTTCTTGCGCACCAGTCGCCAGACCACCACGAAAAAAGCGGTCAGCGGGATGGCCAGGATCATGCCCAGGATGCCGCCCAGGGCCTTGCCCCAGAAAAAAATGGCGATGATGATCATCAGCGGGTGCAGCCCGGTGCCCCGGGCCATGATCCGTGGGGTGAGCAGATAGCTTTCCAGGAGTTGGACCGCGACGAAGATAGCCAGCACCAGGGCCAGGAGGAACAGTCCGCCGTCCTGTTGCAGGTAGGCCAGGGGCAGAACCGTGAGCAGGCCCAGGAGGCTGCCCAGGTAGGGAATGATGTTCAGCAGGCCGATGACGATGCCCAGCAGGGTCCCGAATTTCAGGCCGGCCAGGGTAAAGCCGACGGCCATGAGCACGCCCATGATCAGCCCGATCAGGATCTGGCCCCGAAAAAAGGCGACCATGATCCGGGCGAACTCGCCGGTCAGAAACGTGATGTCCTCCCGCAGCCAGGGCGGGATGAAGGAGAGTTGTTCGTCCAGAGCGCGCAACGGGTCCTTGTCCGTGAGCAGGAAGAAGAACAGATAGACCGGGATGATCGCCGTTCCGGCGACAAGGGTGAAGGTGCGGCCCAGGAATTCTCCCAGGGTGTTCAGGGCCGGCAGGGAGGTCTGGATGATCTTTTGCAGGTGTTCAGTCCAGGATTGCAGGTGTTCGCGGAGGACTTCCGGATTCAGGGACTCCTCGGCCCAGGTCGCGGCGTCTGGGAACAGGCGGGCGATCAAACGGGACAGCTGTTCGGCGAGGACCGGAAGGTGTTCGATCAGGGAACGAACCTGGGAGAGGATTTCCGGCAGGATCAAGGCCCCCAGCAGAGCCAAGGTCAGCAGGACGATGCCGTAGAGCAGGAGAATGGCCGTGATGCGTCCGAGATGCAGGATGCGCTGGAACCAGTGGACCAGCGGCTTGAGCAGCAGGGCCAGGATCCCGGCCGCGGCCAGGGGCCAGAGCACGTCGGAAAAGTAGACCACCAGGCCTTGGAGCAGCAGGAAGACGCCGAAGAAGAACGCGCCGATCAGGTTCAGCGCCAGGACCACCAGGGCCACGCTGATCAAGCGGCGTTGCAGGGGCGTCAAAAAGTCGGAAATATCGGAACGGGACATGGCTGAAGTGGGGCCGAACCAACAAAAAAGGCCGCTGAGCAAAGCGGCCTTTTTTGCTATATGTTGCGTGAATTTAGTCGAGTTCCTGGACGTTCGAGGCTTGCAGGCCCTTGTCGCCGTCGACGATCTCGAAGGAAACCCTGGCTCCCTCCCGCAGCGTCTTGAACCCGCCGCCCTCAATGGCCGAGAAATGAACGAAAACGTCCTTGCCGTCTTCCTGACCATCCGGAGTGATGAAACCGTAGCCTTTCTGCTTGCTGAACCACTTTACTACACCTTCCATAAAAAAAAGACCTCCTTAAAGAAATACAGAGAGTTGGCCTTAGGGCTGGCCTGAGCGGCGCGATGCACGCTCTTTCTTTGGTTGGCGGATACTCTCGTTTGTCCGAGGGGTCAAGTGAAAGATGGAACGTTGCTCAAAGCACGGAAAAAGCAAGCATCATGAACAGCGCCATCAGAACCAGCCCGACGCAGACTCCCAGGCCGGCGAGCAGGGTCAGTCGGAATAGGTCGTTCAGCTTTTGGTCCGTCCAGGTTTGGCCTTCCGGCCCGAGCCAGGGCTTGACCTTGGCTTGGCCGAAGTAGCGGGTCGGGCCGCCCATTCCGGCCCGGAGGGTCAGGGCCGCGGCGGCCATGGGCCAGCCCGCGTTGGGGCTTTCGGTCTGGCCCGCGGCGTGGCGTAGTTCGGGTAGGCGAACGGCGGGGTGGCCCAGCAGACGGGCCGCTATCGTCAAGGCCAGGGCGGTCAACCGGGCCGGGAGAAAGGCCAGGAGGTCGTCGGTCCGGGCCGCGGCCCAGCCCAGTTCCCGCCAGCGCGGCGTCTTGTACCCCCACATGGAATCCATGGTGCTCACGGTCTTGTAGGCCCACAGTCCGGCGGGGCCGAGGCAGACCAGGTAGAAAAACGGGGCCGTGAAGGCGTCGTTGAGGTTTTCACTGATGGTTTCGGCCAGGGCCCGGCGGATGCCGTTTTCGTCCAGTTGATCCACGTCCCGGCTGACCAGCCCGGAAAGGGCCGCTCTGGCGGCTTCGATATCCTGCTCGTGGAGCAATCGGGCGACCCGGCGTCCTTCCTGGAGCAGTCCGCCCAGGGCCAGCCCGGCGAAGCTGAAATACAGGGCCGACAACCAGCCGAGAATGGGCAGGGAGGCGATCAGTTGGATCGCGAGTCCCACGCCCAAGGCCAAGCCCAGAACGCAAAGCAGTCCAGCCAGGCGCGGAGGGAGCGGAGAGAACCGGGCCAGGCGCTCCAGGCGGTCCAGCAGCCATCCGACGAGCCGTACCGGATGCGGCCAGTTCGGCGGATCCTTGAGCCAGAGATCCAGGGCTGCGGCCAGCAGAGGAATGGTCAACCAGAGCATTTATGCTTTATGAGGGCACTGAATCGGTATCGAAATCGAAATCGTGATCGAAATCGGACGTTATGTGGCGTAATCACGGGGGATGCACGGTATTTTTCGATTTCGATTGGGATTGGCCCAGGGTATTTTTGACTCGACGCGGAAAGAAGCTTCAGTCCGGAAACAGGCAGAGCTGCACTTCCCGCTGCTTCCGAGGGGCGGGGGCCGTCTCGGAAGCAGCGGGAAGTGCTTTCGCCTTTGGTTTGCGGCGGGGAAAGGGATTTGTGCCGGAACGGAAGGGATGCAGAACGCAGGCGACGTCCGGGCAGAGGCGGACCTCTTTGGGGCTGCCCCCGCAGCATTCCAGGCACTTGGCCCGGATGGCCTTGAGCGGATTGCGATGGGTGCGCTTTTTGGCCATGGTTGAAGAGATCAGCCGCGGCTGAACTTGCGGTACTTGATCCGTTTGGGAACGTCGGCGTCCTTGCCCAGGCGTTGCCGTCGATCTTCCTCATATTCGGTGAAGTTCCCGTCGAAAAAGGTCACCTGGCTGTCGCCCTCAAAGGCCATGATGTGGGTGGCAATGCGATCCAGGAACCAGCGGTCGTGGCTGATCACCAGGACCGCTCCGGCGAAGTTCAGCAGGGCGTCTTCCAGGGCGCGCATGGTGTTCACGTCCAGGTCGTTGGTGGGCTCGTCCAGCAGCAGGACGTTGGCCCCTTCCTTGAGCATGCGGGCCAGGTGGACCCGGTTGCGCTCCCCGCCGGAGAGCAGGCCCACCTTTTTTTGTTGATCCGCGCCGGTGATGTTGAAGCGGCCCAGGTAGGCCCGGGCGTTGACGTCGCGATTGCCCAGGCGGATCAGGTCGTGGCCGTCGCTGATCATCTCGAAGACGGTTTTGTCCGCTTCCAAGTCGTCCCGTTTTTGGTCCACGTAGGCCAGCTTCACGGTCTCGCCCACGGCGATTCGGCCGGAATCCGGCTGTTCCTGGCCGGAGATCATTCGGAACAGGGTGGTCTTACCGGCCCCGTTGGGACCGATGATCCCCACGATGGCGCCGGGAGGAATCAGAAAGTCGGCGTTGGCCAGGAGCATCCGGTCCCCGTAGGCCTTGCACAGGTCCTGGGCTTCGATCACCTTCTGGCCCAGCCGGGGGCCCGGCGGGATATAGATTTCCAGCTCTTTGCCCCGTTTTTCGGATTCCTGGGACAGGAGCTGCTCGTAGGCCCCGATCCGGGCCTTGCTTTTGGCGTGCCGGGCCCGGGGAGACATCCTGATCCACTCCAGTTCCCGCTGCAGGGTCTTCTGGCGGTCGCTCTCGGCTTTTTCTTCCTGGCGCAGACGTTCCTTCTTCTGGTCCAGCCAGGAGGAGTAGTTGCCCTTCCAGGGGATGCCCTTGCCCCGGTCCAACTCCAGGATCCAGCCGGCCACGTTGTCCAGGAAGTAGCGATCGTGAGTCACGGCGATGATGGTCCCCGGATACTGGTGGAGGTGATGCTCCAACCAGGCCACGGATTCGGCGTCCAGGTGGTTGGTGGGCTCATCCAAGAGCAGGATGTCCGGCTGCTGGAGCAGCAGGCGGCACAGGGCCACCCGCCGACGCTCACCGCCGGAGACGAGGTTCAACGGCATGTCCGGGGGCGGGCAGCGCAGGGCGTCCATGGCCATTTCCAGACGGCTTTCCAGTTCCCAGGCGTTCAGGGCGTCCAGCTTTTCCTGGACCGAAGCCTGTCGGGCCAGCAGGGCGTCCATGGCCTCGTCGCTCATGGGTTCCGCGAACTGGGCGTTGATTTCCTCGAATTCCTTGAGCAACCGGACGGATTCCCCGGCGCCTTCCTCCACGACCTCCAGAACCGTGCGTGGTTCATTGGCCAGTGGTTCCTGTTCCAGGTAGCCGATGGTATGCCCCGGGGCCAGGGATGTTGACCCCTGGAAATCCTGGTCCACTCCGGCCAGGATTTTCAGCAGCGTGCTCTTTCCGGAGCCGTTCATCCCCAGGACGCCGATTTTCGCCCCGTAAAAATAGGAAAGGGAAATATCCTTCAGGATCGGTTTCTTGTCGTAATACTTGCTGACCCTGTGCATGGAATAGATGATTTTTTTATCGTCAGTGCTCATGGTTTTTCCGAGGTGCCCGGAACTGGTTCTGGGCTGGTTCAATGGAGGTGGATATGAAAAAAAAACGGACACCCTCCCGAAGAGGGTGTCCGGTTTGAAGGAAAATTTATGGACAGGCTAATGACCGTGTCCGTGTCCGTCATCGTTGAGGGTGTCCTTGATGGATTTCAAGACAACGACGCCCACGCCCGTGCCGATAAGGATCAGCGCCAAGTAAAAGGCGCCCATGAAAATGGCGTGGTCGGGCATCCACCAGGGGATGTCCTGGGGCAGAAAACTTTGAATGGTTTCTCCGGGAAGCATCATTCTCTCCTGTGCAAAAGTTAGTTGACGGCGTCCTTAAGCAGTTTGCCGGGGCGAAACTTGACGACCTTGCTGGCCGGAATCTTGATTTCTTCTCCGGTCCGGGGATTGCGGCCGGTGCGCTCCTGGCGCTGCTGAACCTCAAAGGTGCCGAAGCCGGTCAAGGTCAGCTTTCCGTTGGCGGAAAGAATTTCCTCAACGGAATCAATAAAGGCATTGAGGGCGCTCTCCGCGCTCGCCTTGGTCATTCCCGCCTTGTTGGCGACTTTCGCTACCAGATCCGCCTTTGTCATAACGCTTTCTCCTTTTGCACTTAATGGTGATGGTGAGAAAAAAAACTGTCAGATTGACAGCCCTATCAACGACCTTCCTTGGACGGCCTCTAGCCCAAAGCCGCCGCCATTGCAAGAAACCAAGGGAAAAAATAGTGGAAACCACGTGTTCACCGTGGATGATTCGGTTTGCCATATATAATCCCTTTCAAGATGTCCATGGTTTTGTCCGCTCACGAACAACTTGTCACCGAACAAACGATTGCGCTACGACCGCATGAACGGACGTGTTTGTTTGAAAGGCGTGATCGACATATCCTCAACAGATACCAAGGAGCAAGAAGATGCCGCGACGGGCGCCTTTGGAAGCGGAAATGTACTCCCATCTCGGGCCTTCGCGTTTTTCAGCCCTGGGTTTTCTCGGCGAGGATGCCCGGGACTGGGAGGATATCCTGGCCGACGACGCACGAACCCTGGAAGGCTTGGGAGTGAGCAGGAAGCAGCTGGTTGAAGAGCTGCGAGAGGTTTACGAACGGGCGGTGAAGGCCGGTGGGGATCCGGTACCGGTGGGCCCGGGAAGTGTCGCGGAGTGCCTGGAGTGCCGGGGGCGGATTCCTTCGCCGTTTCCAGGCGAGGGTACCTTTCCCAAGCATCAGGTCCGGGTGTTCCGCGAGCAAGGGGCGGAATCGCTCGTCATCACCCCTTTGGCCCTGCACCTGATCGAGCGACATGGCTTTTTTCAGGGCATCGGTTCGCCCTTCCGGATCGATCCCGTCCAAGCCGTCGCGATGCTGGGGCTGGGCGGCGAGTGAACAAAGCGAACGACTTTTCCTCCGGGCTCAGCGCTTGCGTTCCAGATTGTCGAAAGCCGCGATCCGGTCCCAGGCCTCATCGGCGGTTTCCACGAACTCGAACAGCTCCAGGTCCCGGGGCGAAACGGTCCCGGCTTCCACCAGAGCCCCGAAGTTGATGACCTTATTCCAGAATTGGGAGCCGAAGAGCAAAACCGGCATGGGGGCGATCTTTCCGGTCTGGATCAGGGTCAGGGCGTCGAACAGCTCGTCCAGGGTGCCGAATCCGCCGGGGAAAATCACCAGGGCCCTGGCCCGGATCAGAAAGTGCATTTTGCGGATGGCGAAATAGTGAAACTGGAAGCTGAGTTCCGGCGTAATATAGGGGTTGGGGGCCTGCTCATGAGGCAGGACGATGTTCAGGCCGATACTTTTGGCCTGGACTTCCGCCGCCCCGCGGTTGGCCGCCTCCATGATTCCCGGACCGCCGCCGGTGATCACCACATGGGTTTTTTTCTCCTCGCACTGGCAGTTTTCCGATATGATCCGGGAAAGCTTGCGGGCTTCCTCGTAATAGCGGCTGTGCTCCAGCGCGCTTTTGGCGGCCTGGAGTCGGGCCGTTGCGCCTTTGTCTTCGGGGCCGTCGGGCTGGTTCCCGACGGCGGCCAAGGCCTCGTCCAGCCGGGACTGGGCGGTTTCGGCGTCCAGCAGCCTGGCGCTGCCGAAAACCACCACCGTGGACTCGATCCGATTATCCCGCATCAGCATTTCGGGCTTGAGCAGTTCCAACTGGAGGCGAACCGGGCGCAGTTCATCCTGGAGAATAAAATCTTTGTCCAGAAAGGCCAAGCGATAGGCCGCGGATTCGGTCTGTGGCGTGGAAGGCTGCTGTTGGGCCCTTGCGACGTCGTTTTGTGCCGAAGGGAAAAGGGTTTCCGGGTGGCTGGCGGCCATGGACGTCCTCCTTGCTGATTGGTGGGTTGGGGGAAAGGGAACTTGTTGGCCTGTTTTTCCGGGATCGTCAATCTTATCGCCCGAGCCTCCAGGGCGTCGCTTGCAAAATCGGCGATGACGCCCTATCCATTCCCGATTGTTACGGTTCATGAACAAAAAACAAGGAGATCATCGCAGAATGTTGACGGAAAAACACCTGGACGCCTATGCCCAGGTCATGATCTGGGCTCTGGACACGGCCAGGAGGCGAAAGCTGCGCAAGGGCAATGTCGTCCTGCTGCAATCCGATCCCGCGGCTTCGGCCCTGGCCGAGAAAATATACGCGCTGCTGCTGGGTCGCTCGCTGCAACCCGTGGTGCGCTGGAATCCCACGGTGCGCATGGAGCACGATTTCTACGCCCTGGGTGAGGACAAACAGCTCACGTTTCACCCTCCGGGGACCAAGGAGTTGTTGGGAGCCTTGCACGGCGCGATCCACCTGCGTGCACCGGAGTCTTTGACCCACCTACGCGACGTTCGTCCGGAACGGATCAGCCTGGCCACCCTGGCCCGCAGGCCGCTTCGGGACATCCTGGACGCCCGGGAACAGCGGGGTCTGTTCGGCTGGACCCTGGCCATGCTGCCCACCCAGGAGATGGCCCAGGCCGCGGGCATGGACCTGGACGCCTACTCCCGGCAAATCGTGAACGCTTGTTACCTGGACGCCGACGATGCCGTGGCCGGTTGGCGGGAAGTTTTCGACGCGGTCAGCCGGATCAAGCGCTGGCTGAACAAAATGAACCCGAAGACGCTCCGGGTGGAATCCGAAGGCATGGACCTGGAGGTCTCCATCGGCGAACAACGCAAATGGGTGGGCCTGTCCGGCCACAATATCCCCAGTTTCGAGATTTTTCTTTCTCCGGACTGGCGAGGGGTCCGCGGCGTGTACGTCGCCGATCAACCGTCTTACCGCAACGGCAACCTGGTTTCCGGAGTGCGTTTGGAGTTCACGGATGGAAGGGTGACGTCCGCCCAGGCCGAACAGGGCGAGGCATTCCTGCGTTCCCAGGTGGCCATGGACGCCGGAGCGGCCCAGGTCGGCGAGTTTTCCCTGACCGACAAGCGTTTCTCCCGCATCAACGCCTTCATGGCCAATACCTTGTTCGACGAGAACTACGGCGGCGAACACGGTAACTGCCATTTGGCCCTGGGGTCGTCCTACGTGGAGTCCTTTTCCGGCAACGTCGCGGACCTGGACAAGCGCCGCAAGCGCGGCCTCGGATTCAACGAATCCGCCCTGCACTGGGATCTGGTCAACACCCACACCAAGGTCGTCACGGCCCGGCTGCGATCGGGAAAGACTCGGGTGATCTATGAGAATGGGGAGTTTTGCTTTTAACAGTCCGTTGAAAAACTCCCAATTGCTGCGTCGCTGCAAAAAGTTCAAACTCTCACGTATGAATAAATACGCTTCGACCTTGAACTTTTTTTTGCTCCTTGCACTTGGGGTTTTTGAACGGACTGCCGGATAAGGACTTTTTCAACACTCAGTTAAGGATTTCCTTGTCTCATGGACAATCGAGGCGACTTTTTTCGTGTCGATTTGCCGAGCAATCACACCGCGTCTTCTCCGTTCAGGAGGCGCGGTTTTTGGTTCTTTACACCGACAATCCCCCAGGCTATGTTCATCATTTTTCTTTCCGCAAGAGTTGCTTGCGATACGTGTTCGTGGTGCGTGTTCGTGGCGCGGATCGGGTCGTGGAGTTTGTTCATCTTGAATCCCCCCCGTGAGTGTTTGAGGGGGCGCGTGAGGGCGTTATGGCTCGACATTTTTTGCAGATAACCGATTTGAAACGTTCCGAGGCCTGGAACATGTTGACCAGGGCCAAGGAGATCAAGGCCTCCAATTGGCGTTCGTCCCTGCTCGACGGCAAGACGTTGATCCTGCTGTTCGAAAAGGCCTCAACCCGGACGCGGATTTCCTTTGAAGTGGCCATCCGGGCCCTGGGCGGCGACGTGCTGTTCATGACCAACAAGGAGTCCCAGCTCGGTCGGAACGAACCGTTGCGGGACACGGCCCGGGTTTTCGGACGCTACGTCCAGGGCGTGGTGGTGCGGACATTTGCCCAGGAAGTGCTCGAAGAGCTGGCTTCGGCGGGCGGGATCCCGGTGATCAACGCCCTGACCGACCTGCATCATCCCTGTCAGGTGATGAGCGACATGCTGACTGTTTTCGAGCAGACGCCGGACATCCCGAGCCTGAAGATCGCCTGGGTGGGCGATGGGAACAACATGGCCAATTCCTGGCTGCATGCGGCCATGCATTTTCCCTTTGCCCTGCATTTGGCCGTGCCTCAGGGATATGAGCCGAATCCGGAGGTTTTGCAGCAGGCCCGGGAGAACGGGGCCAACGTGGTGGTGACCAACGATCCCAGGGAGGCCGTGAGCGAGGCCCACTACGTCAACACCGACGTCTGGGCTTCCATGGGCCAAGAGGACTCGGCGGAGGAACGGCGGGAGATTTTCGCGCCCTTCCAGGTCAACTCCCGGCTTCTGGCCTTGGCCCGGCCGGACTGCAAGGTCCTGCACTGCCTGCCGGCCAAGCGCGGGGAGGAGATTACCGACGAGGTCATGGAAGGCGAGGCCTCCGTGGTCTGGGACCAGGCCGAGAATCGGCTGCATATGCAGAAGGCCTTGCTGGAATGGGTTTTTGAGGAACAGAATTAACGAAATCCACTTGAACAGGACGGGTGCTCGGCAATGAATCAAAAAATTGAAAAGGTCGTATTGGCCTACTCCGGCGGTCTGGATACGTCGGTGATTCTGAAGTGGATCAAGGAAACCTATTCCTGCGAGGTGATCGCCTTTACCGCGGATCTGGGCCAGGGAGAGGACCTTTCCGGCGTGGAGCGCCGGGCCCTGGATACCGGCGCGACCAAGGCTTATGTCGAGGATTTGCGCGAGGAGTTCGCCAGGGACTATATATTCCCGATGATGCGGGCCAACGCGGTGTACGAGGGCCGCTATCTGCTGGGAACCTCCATCGCCCGGCCCCTGATCGCCAAGCGGATGGTGGAGATCGCCCGGGCCGAGGGGGCTCAGGCCATTGCTCACGGGGCCACGGGCAAAGGCAACGACCAGGTCCGGTTCGAATTGACCGCCGCGGCCCTGGACAAAACCTTGAAAACCATCGCTCCCTGGCGGGAGTGGGATCTGCGTTCGCGCACGGACTGCGTCGAATACGCCAGAAAGCACGGCATTCCCGTGACCGTGACCAAGGACAAGCCCTATTCCTGTGACGGCAATCTCCTGCACCTCTCCTTTGAAGGCGGTGAATTGGAAGACCCCTGGGCCGAGCCCGGACCGCACACCTACCTGATGTGCGTGCCGCCGGAGCAGGCCCCGGACCAGCCGGAGATCTCGACCATCGAATTCGAGGCCGGGAATCCCGTGGCTCTTAACGGTCAGTCCATGAGTCCGGCAACGATCATGGCCGAGCTGAACGTTCTGGGCGGGCGGCACGGCATCGGTCGTCTGGACATGGTGGAAAGCCGTTTTGTGGGCATGAAGTCCCGCGGAGTCTACGAAACACCGGGCGGAACGGTCTTGCAGACCGCTCACCGCGACCTGGAGGGCCTGACCATGGACCGCGAAACCATGCGCCTGCGCGATCAGTTGATCCCGCAATACGCGGCCATGGTCTACAACGGTTTCTGGTTCGCTCCGGAGCGGGAGGCCCTGCAGGCCTTCATCGACAAGACCCAGGAACGGGTCCGAGGCACGGTGCGGCTGAAACTGTATAAAGGAGCGGTCTCTGTACTGGGTCGCAAGTCGGACGTTTCCCTGTACAATCCTGAACTGGCCACCTTCGAGCAAGACATGGTTTACGACCAGGCCGACGCGGCCGGGTTCATCCGGTTGAACGCCCTGCGACTGCGGGCCTGGAACCAGTAATGTCCGGGAAAGAATCCACAGGCAAACTCTGGGGCGGACGGTTCGAGGCAGCCACGAACCGGCTCGTGGAGCAGTATACGGCTTCGGTCGGGGCGGATCGCCGCTTGGCCTTGCAGGACATCCGGGGTTCCATGGCCCATGCCCGGATGCTGGGCAAGCAGGGTGTTTTGCGAGCCGAGGACGTGGACGCCATTCTGGACGGGTTGCGGCGGGTCGAAGCCGAGGTCGCGGCCGGGACGTTCGTTTGGAAAGACGAACTGGAAGACGTGCACATGAATATTGAAGCCCGGTTGACCGAGCTGATCGGCGAAGCCGGCAAGCGGCTGCACACCGGACGCAGCCGCAACGACCAGGTGGCCCTGGACTTCCGGCTGCATGTGGACGAGGCTCTGGAGCAATGGCAGGGTGCTCTGCATGAGCTGATCGCTGTGCTGGTCCGCCGGGCCGAAGAGCACGTCCGGACCCTGCTGCCCGGCTGCACCCATTTGCAGCCGGCCCAGCCGGTCAGTCTGGCCCAGCATCTCCTGGCCTACGCCTGGATGTGTCGCCGGGATTTCGACCGGGTCGCCGACGCCCGCCAGCGGGTCCGGGTCAGCCCCTTGGGTGCCGCGGCTCTGGCCGGGACCACCTATCCCATTGACCCGGAAATGGTCGCCCGGGAAGTGGGGTTTTCCAAAATTTTCACCAACAGCATGGACGCTGTGGCGGACCGAGACTTTGTCATGGAGTCCGTATTCTGCGCCTGCGTGATCATGGCCCACTTGTCTCGGCTCTGTGAGGAGTTGATCCTTTGGGCCAACCCGGCCTTCGGATTCGTGCGGCTGCCAGACGCGTTTGCCACGGGATCAAGCATCATGCCTCAGAAAAAGAACCCGGACGTGGCCGAGCTGATGCGCGGCAAGACCGGGCGGGTCTACGGCGATCTGACGGCCTTGTTGACTCTGGTCAAGGGCCTGCCGCTGACGTACAATCGAGACATGCAGGAAGACAAGGAGCCGTTTTTCGACGCGGACACGACCGTGTCGTCCTCATTGCGGCTGATGGCCGCGATGATGGCCGAAATGGAGTTCGTCCCCGAGCGGATGTTGGCCCTGCTGCGCAAGGGCTTTCTTAATGCCACGGAACTGGCCGACTATTTGGCGGGCAAGGGCTTGGCCTTTCGCGACGCCCACCATGTCGTCGGGCGGGCCGTGGCCTTTGCCGAGGAGCGGAGGCTGGGTCTGGAGGATCTGTCTCTGGAAGCGTTGCGGTCATTTTCCCCGCTGATCGAGGAAGACGTCTTCACGGTGCTGGATTACCACCAGGCCGTGGCCCGGCGCTCAGCGCCGGGGGGCACGGGGGAAGGGCCGGTGCGCGGGCAAGTCGCCGATCTCCGAACGTGGCTGGAGGCCGTGCGCCCATCGATGTGATCGGTGACTGAGGGGCTACACAGAGAAGCTTTTGGTGCGAATGACGCGGAGACTGTTCGAGGGGTGGCGCGCGGTGAGGTGAACGCGGGATGAGCCGGAGCGAGGGGGAAATGGCGGAAGCGTATAGGAGTCGAACCTACCGACGACCTCTCGACCGTCCACTGGATTTGAAGTCCAGGCGCCACACCGGTGACGAAACGCTTCCTCAATTCGTGCTCAATGCTTACGCAGTACTTGATTGGGCTTGCTGCTTGGCGAACAGCGGTGACTTGTATCCATTTCGTTCTTGATCCGCAAGCGCGGGATGAGAAAAACTCGGAGTGAATTCGTTTCTGAACCTCGGATTAGGCGTGGAATCGTAGTGTGCTTTATCTGGCCAGTTCCGCAATCCTTTTTGAAATGACGCTCGATTTCGATCCCGATTTCGATTTCGATTATGTTGACGTGACAAACTGATACCGGAGGAATCTTCATTGAATAATTTTTCTAAGAACCTGCTGCTCTGGGCCACCATATCCGTGGTCATGGTGGTTCTGTTCAATATGTTCAGCCAGCCGCCGGCGCCGGAGCAGAGGCTGAGCTACAGCGAGTTGTTGACCCGTGTGCGCGCCGGTGAAATCACCGAGGTCAAGGTCCAGGGACAGCGAATCCAGGGCGTTCTGCTTAACGAACAGCGTTTTGTTTCGTTCAATCCCAACGATCCGAACCTGGTGCAGACGCTTCTGGACAACAATGTGCGCGTGGTGGCCGAGCCCG contains the following coding sequences:
- the argF gene encoding ornithine carbamoyltransferase, translated to MARHFLQITDLKRSEAWNMLTRAKEIKASNWRSSLLDGKTLILLFEKASTRTRISFEVAIRALGGDVLFMTNKESQLGRNEPLRDTARVFGRYVQGVVVRTFAQEVLEELASAGGIPVINALTDLHHPCQVMSDMLTVFEQTPDIPSLKIAWVGDGNNMANSWLHAAMHFPFALHLAVPQGYEPNPEVLQQARENGANVVVTNDPREAVSEAHYVNTDVWASMGQEDSAEERREIFAPFQVNSRLLALARPDCKVLHCLPAKRGEEITDEVMEGEASVVWDQAENRLHMQKALLEWVFEEQN
- a CDS encoding argininosuccinate synthase, whose protein sequence is MNQKIEKVVLAYSGGLDTSVILKWIKETYSCEVIAFTADLGQGEDLSGVERRALDTGATKAYVEDLREEFARDYIFPMMRANAVYEGRYLLGTSIARPLIAKRMVEIARAEGAQAIAHGATGKGNDQVRFELTAAALDKTLKTIAPWREWDLRSRTDCVEYARKHGIPVTVTKDKPYSCDGNLLHLSFEGGELEDPWAEPGPHTYLMCVPPEQAPDQPEISTIEFEAGNPVALNGQSMSPATIMAELNVLGGRHGIGRLDMVESRFVGMKSRGVYETPGGTVLQTAHRDLEGLTMDRETMRLRDQLIPQYAAMVYNGFWFAPEREALQAFIDKTQERVRGTVRLKLYKGAVSVLGRKSDVSLYNPELATFEQDMVYDQADAAGFIRLNALRLRAWNQ
- the argH gene encoding argininosuccinate lyase gives rise to the protein MSGKESTGKLWGGRFEAATNRLVEQYTASVGADRRLALQDIRGSMAHARMLGKQGVLRAEDVDAILDGLRRVEAEVAAGTFVWKDELEDVHMNIEARLTELIGEAGKRLHTGRSRNDQVALDFRLHVDEALEQWQGALHELIAVLVRRAEEHVRTLLPGCTHLQPAQPVSLAQHLLAYAWMCRRDFDRVADARQRVRVSPLGAAALAGTTYPIDPEMVAREVGFSKIFTNSMDAVADRDFVMESVFCACVIMAHLSRLCEELILWANPAFGFVRLPDAFATGSSIMPQKKNPDVAELMRGKTGRVYGDLTALLTLVKGLPLTYNRDMQEDKEPFFDADTTVSSSLRLMAAMMAEMEFVPERMLALLRKGFLNATELADYLAGKGLAFRDAHHVVGRAVAFAEERRLGLEDLSLEALRSFSPLIEEDVFTVLDYHQAVARRSAPGGTGEGPVRGQVADLRTWLEAVRPSM
- a CDS encoding aminopeptidase, whose amino-acid sequence is MLTEKHLDAYAQVMIWALDTARRRKLRKGNVVLLQSDPAASALAEKIYALLLGRSLQPVVRWNPTVRMEHDFYALGEDKQLTFHPPGTKELLGALHGAIHLRAPESLTHLRDVRPERISLATLARRPLRDILDAREQRGLFGWTLAMLPTQEMAQAAGMDLDAYSRQIVNACYLDADDAVAGWREVFDAVSRIKRWLNKMNPKTLRVESEGMDLEVSIGEQRKWVGLSGHNIPSFEIFLSPDWRGVRGVYVADQPSYRNGNLVSGVRLEFTDGRVTSAQAEQGEAFLRSQVAMDAGAAQVGEFSLTDKRFSRINAFMANTLFDENYGGEHGNCHLALGSSYVESFSGNVADLDKRRKRGLGFNESALHWDLVNTHTKVVTARLRSGKTRVIYENGEFCF